One genomic window of Oncorhynchus kisutch isolate 150728-3 linkage group LG24, Okis_V2, whole genome shotgun sequence includes the following:
- the copz1 gene encoding coatomer subunit zeta-1, translating into MDTVTLEPSLYTVKAVLILDNDGERLYAKYYDGTYPSVKEQKAFEKNIFSKTHRTDSEIALLEGLTVVYKSNIDLFFYVIGSSHENELMLMAVLNCLFDSLSQMLRKNVERRALLENMEGLFLAVDEIVDGGVILESDPQQVVHRVALRGEDVPYSEQTVTQVLQSAKEQIKWSLLR; encoded by the exons ATGGATACTGTAACGCTG GAACCATCTTTGTACACTGTGAAAGCAGTCCTCATTCTGGATAATGATGGAGAGAGGCTTTATGCAAAA TATTATGATGGCACCTACCCTTCAGTGAAGGAACAGAAAGCTTTCGAGAAGAACATCTTCAGCAAGACACACAGGACTGACA GTGAGATCGCTCTGCTAGAGGGCCTCACAGTCGTCTACAAGAGCAACATTGATCTCTTCTTCTATGTCATTGGAAGCTCACATGAAAATGAG TTGATGCTAATGGCTGTTCTGAACTGTCTGTTTGACTCACTTAGCCAAATGTTGAG GAAGAATGTTGAGAGGAGAGCTCTACTTGAGAACATGGAAGGTCTCTTTCTAGCTGTGGATGAAATTGTGGATGGAGG AGTGATTCTGGAGAGTGATCCTCAGCAAGTGGTCCACCGCGTAGCTCTAAGG GGGGAAGATGTGCCTTACTCAGAGCAGACTGTCACCCAG GTGCTGCAGTCTGCCAAGGAACAGATCAAATGGTCTCTGCTACGATAG